Proteins encoded together in one Camelina sativa cultivar DH55 chromosome 9, Cs, whole genome shotgun sequence window:
- the LOC104711123 gene encoding UDP-glycosyltransferase 76E6-like, producing MDQREAKRRIVLVPIPAQGHVTPMLQLGKALQSKGFSITVVEGHFNQVRSSSQHFPGFHFVTIKESLSESELQRLGGIEFMINLNKTSEASFKDCIAQLLLQQGSDIACIIYDEFMYFCGAAAKEFNLPSVIFSTESATNYVSRYVLSKLNADKFSVDMEDPEMQEQVVEDLYPLRYKDLPTSGLGPLEDLFELCREVSNKRTACAAIINTVSCLESSSLSWLEQEIEIPMYPIGPLHMTASPPSSLLEEDRSCIEWLNKQKPKSVIYVSVGTVVQMETKEVLEMAWGLCNSNHPFLWVIRPGSIPGFNGIKSFPQEVSKMVSDRGYIVKRAPQIEVLEHPAVGGFWSHCGWNSILESIAEGVPMICRPFHGEQMLNAMYIESVWRIGFQVEGSKVDRGEVERAVKRLMVEEEGAGMEERALVLKEKLKASVKSGGTSYNALDELVKSLKTM from the exons ATGGACCAAAGGGAAGCCAAGAGAAGGATAGTGTTAGTTCCAATTCCAGCACAAGGTCATGTAACTCCAATGCTGCAACTTGGGAAAGCCCTTCAGTCAAAGGGCTTCTCAATTACAGTTGTTGAGGGACACTTCAATCAAGTAAGGTCTTCTTCTCAACACTTCCCTGGCTTTCATTTTGTAACCATTAAAGAAAGCTTATCAGAATCTGAACTCCAAAGACTCGGAGGAATCGAGTTTATGATAAACCTCAACAAAACCAGTGAGGCAAGCTTCAAGGACTGTATCGCTCAGTTGCTTCTGCAACAAGGCAGTGATATTGCTTGTATCATCTACGACGAGTTCATGTATTTCTGTGGAGCTGCAGCTAAGGAGTTTAACCTTCCCAGTGTCATCTTCAGCACTGAAAGTGCTACAAATTACGTTTCACGCTATGTACTAAGTAAACTCAATGCTGACAAGTTTTCGGTTGACATGGAAG aTCCTGAAATGCAAGAACAAGTGGTAGAAGATCTTTATCCATTACGATACAAAGACCTACCGACTTCAGGATTGGGGCCACTAGAAGACCTTTTTGAGCTCTGTAGGGAAGTATCCAACAAAAGAACAGCTTGCGCTGCTATCATCAACACCGTGAGCTGTCTAGAGAGCTCATCTCTGTCATGGCTAGAACAAGAAATTGAAATTCCGATGTACCCTATAGGTCCTCTTCACATGACAGCTTCTCCACCTTCTAGTTTGCTTGAAGAGGACAGGAGCTGCATTGAATGGTTGAACAAGCAGAAACCGAAGTCAGTGATATACGTAAGCGTGGGAACGGTAGTTCAAATGGAAACCAAGGAAGTGCTGGAGATGGCTTGGGGGTTGTGTAATAGCAACCATCCTTTTTTATGGGTCATCCGACCAGGTTCGATCCCTGGCTTCAATGGGATAAAGTCATTTCCACAAGAAGTCAGTAAGATGGTCTCAGATAGAGGATACATTGTGAAGCGGGCACCGCAAATAGAAGTACTTGAACATCCTGCGGTGGGAGGCTTCTGGAGCcactgtggatggaactcaaTTCTCGAGAGCATAGCAGAAGGAGTTCCAATGATTTGTAGGCCTTTTCATGGCGAGCAGATGTTGAATGCTATGTATATAGAAAGTGTTTGGAGAATAGGGTTTCAGGTGGAAGGTAGTAAAGTGGATAGAGGAGAGGTTGAGAGAGCTGTGAAGAGGTTGATGGTGGAGGAAGAAGGAGCTGGGATGGAGGAGAGAGCCCTTGTTTTAAAAGAGAAGCTCAAAGCCTCCGTGAAAAGTGGGGGTACCTCATACAACGCTTTGGATGAGCTTGTCAAGTCCTTGAAGACAATGTGA